The nucleotide sequence TGGCCCAGTTAATAAAGTAGCATTTTTATTTGGTGCTAGTATGATTAGTCAAGGTGTTTCTACTGTTATGGGACCTATCGCAGTTGCTATTTGTGTACCACCTATCGGTATGGGATTAGCTACCCTTATGGCTCCTAAGAAATTTGAAAGTGAAGAAAGAGAAGCTGGTAAAGCTGCCTTAGCTATGGGATGTATTGGTATCACTGAAGGAGCTATTCCTTTTGCCGCTGCTGATCCACTCAGAGTAATCCCAGCTAATATGATTGGTGCTGGTATAGGAGCTATTATAGCTGCTATAGGTAGTGTAGCTGACCATGCCCCCCACGGAGGACTAATAGTTCTTCCAGTAGTAGATAATAAGATCATGTTCTTAATAGCTATAATCGTTGGTTCTATCATAACTGCTACTATTACTTCTGTATTAAAGCCTAAAAAACAATAATCTTAACATATAAAAACAGGAATTTAATCGCCGTGAGTGATTAAATTCCTGTTTTTCTTTTTATTTATCATAACTTTGAACCTTTATCTGCCTCTATCAATTTTTTTAAAGGTGAAGTAATTGATGAATTCCTCTTAATATCATCTAATATACTCTCTCCATAAACTTCTAATATCTCTTTTATAAATAACTTTTCATTAAAATCGGTGCTATTCTTTTTAGAAATTTCTATTAGCTTACTAAGTTTTATAACTTTTTTTTCTTGATTTTCAAGCTCTTTTTCTATCAGTTCTCCTATAAAATAGATCTCCTCATCCCTTAATTTTTCATTTAAATATTTATCTCTATTGGATATCTTATTTAAAATCGTAATTATCTTATCTCCCTCTAACTGATTTTTATGGGTCGCTCCCAAGGTGAAATTATTTTTCATCCTGTAGAAGGCTGAAGTTAAATAACTGCATATTTTTTGAAATAACTCCTCTTTTAACAGATTATGATTTACTGTTTTCCCCACTTTTTTTAAAAGATAAAATGTAAATAGTTGAATATTTAATAGTTCATCATTATACTTCCCATTTAAAGAACTGCTTAAGAAATATTCTGTCAGATGAATAAATTCAAAAGTTAATTTTGGAGAGATTATTGTCTCCAATGCTTTTTTAACTATTTTATGTTGAGATGTATTTCTTAAAAATTCTGCATTGTGTTTTTTTAATATATAATGTCCCCTGGATATTCTAAATAAAGTCACCCAGAGATAGTGTCTGATTATCAAATTAAACTCTGTAGAGAATCCATACATAAATTCTTCTTCAATCCTATGGATAACCTCTTCGATTTTCCTATTATCAATTTCATTTCGATGAGTTAAAATTAGTTTTTTTACCATCGTTTTTATTGGTTTCACATGTTTTTCTTCTGATTTTCCCAAACTATCGATCACTTTTAACATCATCAAATGTCTGATCTTCTTTTCACTTCCACCTATATATATTCTGGTTACATCGTATTTAAAATATAAGCTGTATTCCTCCAACTCACTTTTTAAACCCTGTATATCTTTTTTTAATGTAGTTCTGCTCACATCTAAAATAGTTTCTAATTTTCTTAAAGTCGGCTTATTCTCAAATAAGAAAAAATTTAATATATAATCCTGCCTCTCTTTGCTGCTATATATATAGTGTCCATTATATATATAATTTAAAAAATTTCTTACTTCTTCCTCTGTGATCTCTGTAGATATCTTCTTTTGAGCCCTTATCAACCCAGTCTCTCTAAAAAATTGTTTTAAATAATATTCTAAATTTTCCAAACTATATCGAAGATTTCTTTCACTGAGATTAATCTCTTGAGAAAGTTTCTTTATTGTAATGGGATTTTTATTTATCAACATCAAAATAGTTAATTCTTTTTGTTTCAAACTCATCGTCATCACCTGCCTATATAAATTATATAATACGATGATAGATTTTTCCTATTTATTTAATGCCAATTTTATTCCCACTATCCCTTTTCTTAATTTTTCTCTGGAACATCCAACATTTAAACGTATCTTATAAGAATCTCCGTAAACGTCTCCCGACATAATAGCAACTTTACCCTTTTTTATTAAACGATCTTGAAATTCATCGGCTTTCAATCCTGTTCCTTTAAAATCTATCCACATAAGGTAGGTCGCCTCGGGTATATTTACTTTTAACCCCATGTACCCATCCAATTCTTTCTTTACTAGTTCAAAACTTTCACCTATATATCTATTCAATTCATCTACCCAGTAATCACAATCATTATAAGCAGAAATAGTGGATAAAACTCCAAATACTGCTGCTGTAGAGACCCCGTCTATATTCCTTATATGATCAATAAATGCCTCTCTGATATCTCTTTGAGGAATTACCACATATGATCCTCCAAGGGTAGGAGTATTAAAAGTTTTTGAAGGCGATGAAACAATGATGGATCTCAAAGTATCCAACTTTAAAACTGGGGTATGTTTTTTTCTTACAACATCCATATGGATCTCATCTGAAATCAAATATACATCATACTTGATGCACAAACTTATTAAAGTTGTCAGTTCCTCTATACTCCATACCTTCCCTGTTGGATTTTGAGGACTGCAAAGTAAAAAAACCTTAACGCCCTCCTTGAACCCCTCCTCTATCTTGATGAAATCCGTATGATATTTCCCTTTTTCATCTTCTTTCAACTGAATTTCAAAGAGTTCATAAGGATGTAATAATTTGGTAAATCCATCATATTTAGGAGTATGAGTCATAACTTTTCCCTTCTTTTCTAATATTTTTTCTAAAAGTAATGTAATAGAATAAAGTACCGATGGTGAATAGGAGATCCACTCCTCTTTTATAACTGTGTCACACCTCTTAAAAAACCAGTTTTTTATCGCTCCCTTATAGTCAGTGTGATTCCAACGAGAATATCCAAAAACACCATGTTCTGCTCTAGAAATTATTTTTTCAATTATCTCTTTTGGAGAACGAAAATCCATATCTGAAATCGTAAATGGCGTTAAATTTTTCGTTCCTTCTCCAAATCTATCCTCTATATAATCCCATTGGGTACAATAGGTTCCTCTTCTATCAATTACATTATCAAAATTCATCTTTTCCTCCAAGAATAGGAGGCAGTTTGACAGCCTCCTAAAATACTTTTTTATTAAATAAGTTTTTGCATCTGTTTTTTTAATACCTGTACTTTTGTCCCAACTATTATTTGAACGTTTGTGTCGTTTAGTTTTACCACATTTACAGCTCCAGCTTTTTTT is from Psychrilyobacter atlanticus DSM 19335 and encodes:
- a CDS encoding MalY/PatB family protein; this translates as MNFDNVIDRRGTYCTQWDYIEDRFGEGTKNLTPFTISDMDFRSPKEIIEKIISRAEHGVFGYSRWNHTDYKGAIKNWFFKRCDTVIKEEWISYSPSVLYSITLLLEKILEKKGKVMTHTPKYDGFTKLLHPYELFEIQLKEDEKGKYHTDFIKIEEGFKEGVKVFLLCSPQNPTGKVWSIEELTTLISLCIKYDVYLISDEIHMDVVRKKHTPVLKLDTLRSIIVSSPSKTFNTPTLGGSYVVIPQRDIREAFIDHIRNIDGVSTAAVFGVLSTISAYNDCDYWVDELNRYIGESFELVKKELDGYMGLKVNIPEATYLMWIDFKGTGLKADEFQDRLIKKGKVAIMSGDVYGDSYKIRLNVGCSREKLRKGIVGIKLALNK
- a CDS encoding helix-turn-helix domain-containing protein; the protein is MSLKQKELTILMLINKNPITIKKLSQEINLSERNLRYSLENLEYYLKQFFRETGLIRAQKKISTEITEEEVRNFLNYIYNGHYIYSSKERQDYILNFFLFENKPTLRKLETILDVSRTTLKKDIQGLKSELEEYSLYFKYDVTRIYIGGSEKKIRHLMMLKVIDSLGKSEEKHVKPIKTMVKKLILTHRNEIDNRKIEEVIHRIEEEFMYGFSTEFNLIIRHYLWVTLFRISRGHYILKKHNAEFLRNTSQHKIVKKALETIISPKLTFEFIHLTEYFLSSSLNGKYNDELLNIQLFTFYLLKKVGKTVNHNLLKEELFQKICSYLTSAFYRMKNNFTLGATHKNQLEGDKIITILNKISNRDKYLNEKLRDEEIYFIGELIEKELENQEKKVIKLSKLIEISKKNSTDFNEKLFIKEILEVYGESILDDIKRNSSITSPLKKLIEADKGSKL